TTGGCCATAGGGACATTAAAACAACCATGATCTATACACATCAGACCACCGACCATTTAAAGAAGAGTATTGAGAAGATTGGGATAAAGTGATTAGTATTTAAAACTATTTCTTGGGATAATCAAAGCAATAATCCGTTTATATAATAATCCAAAATGGCATCACCAACCCAATAGGTAATTATTGAGGAAAATACCAGGAAGGAGCCAAATGGGATAGTTCTTATTTTTTTTCCAACTACAAGCATTTTCGCCACAGAAACATATAGAAGACCTAATATTGCGCCAATAAATAGCGTGATGAATATCCCCTGCCATCCAACAAAGAGTCCCAGCACTGCCGCCAGTTTTATATCACCTCCGCCCATAGCGGGTTTTCGAAATACTATTGATCCAATCCATTCAATTCCCAGAAATAAAACAAATCCGAATATTCCACCCAGAATTGAATCAAAGAAACTCGGCTGATGTGGAATAATCGCCAGAAATATCCCTAATATTGAATAAATAACCAACAAATTATTTGGAATGATTTGAAATTTAAAGTCAGCAATACATACAATTCCGAATAAAATTGAAAGAAGTAGAACTCCCAATCCATTTTCAGATGAAATGCCACCAAAATAAATCAGCAAAGCCGGGATAATCCATAATAAGTCCAGAAAAACGAAAGCAGGTCTAAATGGAAGTTTGTGTTCAGATTGTCTTAAGATAATTGCACTGAGATAATAAATCAT
The sequence above is drawn from the Candidatus Zixiibacteriota bacterium genome and encodes:
- a CDS encoding A24 family peptidase, encoding MIYYLSAIILRQSEHKLPFRPAFVFLDLLWIIPALLIYFGGISSENGLGVLLLSILFGIVCIADFKFQIIPNNLLVIYSILGIFLAIIPHQPSFFDSILGGIFGFVLFLGIEWIGSIVFRKPAMGGGDIKLAAVLGLFVGWQGIFITLFIGAILGLLYVSVAKMLVVGKKIRTIPFGSFLVFSSIITYWVGDAILDYYINGLLL